A portion of the Staphylococcus felis genome contains these proteins:
- the trpB gene encoding tryptophan synthase subunit beta, producing the protein MSKIQLHADENGFFGEYGGRFVPETLVPAIQELKEAYDKAKNDPDFMKEYQYYLKHYVGRESPLTYAESYTKELGGAKVYLKREDLNHTGAHKINNALGQALLAKRMGKRKLVAETGAGQHGVASATVAALFDMELIVFMGEEDIRRQQLNVFRMELLGAKVVSVTDGQGTLSDAVNKALQYWVSHVDDTHYLLGSALGPDPFPTMVRDFQRVIGDEIRAQVLETESRLPDAVVACIGGGSNAIGTFYPFIEDESVKLYGVEAAGEGADTQRHALAINKGKKGVLHGTKMYLIQDDQGQIELAHSISAGLDYPGVGPEHCYYHDIGRVEYQTATDTEAMEALIRFTKLEGIIPAIESAHALSYVEKLAPSMSKDDIIVVTVSGRGDKDMDTIRQYMKEHGGVNHD; encoded by the coding sequence TCAAGAGTTAAAAGAGGCCTATGATAAAGCGAAAAATGATCCGGATTTTATGAAAGAATATCAATATTACTTAAAACATTACGTCGGTCGAGAATCTCCATTAACGTATGCAGAATCGTATACGAAAGAATTGGGTGGCGCAAAAGTTTATCTTAAACGTGAAGATTTAAATCATACAGGTGCACATAAGATTAATAACGCTTTAGGACAAGCACTATTAGCTAAACGAATGGGCAAAAGAAAGCTTGTTGCTGAAACAGGAGCAGGACAACATGGTGTAGCAAGTGCGACGGTGGCGGCATTATTTGACATGGAACTCATTGTATTTATGGGTGAAGAAGATATTCGTCGTCAACAATTGAATGTTTTTCGTATGGAGCTACTCGGTGCAAAAGTGGTTTCAGTAACAGATGGTCAAGGTACATTGTCTGATGCAGTGAACAAGGCGTTGCAATATTGGGTATCACATGTTGATGATACACATTATTTACTAGGATCTGCACTAGGACCAGATCCATTCCCAACAATGGTTAGGGATTTTCAGCGTGTTATAGGTGATGAGATTAGAGCACAAGTTTTAGAAACAGAGTCCCGTCTTCCAGATGCTGTCGTTGCTTGTATTGGTGGAGGTTCGAATGCAATCGGTACATTCTATCCTTTTATTGAAGATGAAAGTGTAAAATTATATGGTGTTGAAGCGGCAGGAGAAGGCGCTGACACACAACGACATGCTCTTGCAATCAACAAAGGAAAAAAAGGTGTGTTACATGGTACAAAGATGTATTTAATACAAGATGATCAAGGTCAAATTGAGTTGGCTCATTCAATTTCTGCTGGTCTTGATTATCCAGGTGTTGGACCTGAGCATTGTTACTATCACGATATTGGTCGTGTTGAATATCAAACAGCTACAGATACTGAAGCAATGGAAGCATTAATCCGTTTTACAAAATTAGAGGGGATTATTCCAGCAATTGAAAGCGCGCATGCTTTAAGCTACGTGGAAAAATTAGCGCCTTCTATGAGTAAAGATGACATTATTGTGGTGACTGTATCAGGACGTGGAGATAAAGATATGGATACGATTCGTCAATACATGAAAGAACATGGAGGAGTTAATCATGACTAA
- the trpA gene encoding tryptophan synthase subunit alpha, translated as MTKQLVTYIMGGMRFIDELRALDDVGVDYVEVGIPFSDPVADGPTIMQAGQEAIQDQMTTQKIFDALKSVKDDVKTRIVLMTYYHSIETYGEAAFIQAAEEAGVYGLIIPDMPHEYIVQLKEKYPKRQIKLISLIAMTANQERRETIARQAEGFIYTVTMNEVTGQNGTYHPELKTHIQDIKKIAQVPVFAGFGIRTPAHVQSITEVADGVVVGSEIVKRFKQEGIAQTKAYVQSLCDVLD; from the coding sequence ATGACTAAACAACTAGTGACATATATTATGGGCGGTATGAGATTTATTGATGAACTACGAGCTTTAGATGATGTTGGTGTTGACTATGTTGAAGTAGGCATACCATTTTCGGACCCTGTAGCAGATGGTCCGACGATTATGCAAGCTGGTCAAGAAGCTATTCAAGATCAAATGACAACTCAAAAAATATTCGACGCTTTGAAGTCAGTCAAGGATGATGTGAAGACGCGCATTGTATTAATGACGTATTATCATTCTATCGAAACGTATGGTGAGGCAGCGTTTATACAAGCAGCAGAAGAAGCTGGCGTGTATGGTCTCATTATTCCAGACATGCCACATGAATATATCGTACAATTAAAAGAGAAATATCCGAAACGCCAAATCAAGTTAATTTCGCTTATTGCGATGACAGCCAACCAAGAAAGAAGAGAAACGATTGCGAGACAAGCAGAAGGATTTATTTATACAGTTACAATGAACGAAGTCACGGGGCAAAATGGGACATATCATCCAGAGCTGAAAACGCATATTCAAGACATTAAAAAGATTGCCCAAGTCCCAGTCTTTGCTGGATTTGGTATTCGGACACCAGCACACGTTCAAAGTATTACGGAAGTGGCAGACGGTGTTGTGGTAGGGAGTGAAATTGTTAAGCGATTTAAACAAGAAGGCATTGCTCAAACGAAAGCGTACGTTCAATCATTGTGTGATGTATTAGACTAG
- a CDS encoding HAD family hydrolase, producing the protein MALAFIFDLDDTLYNQLQAFQYAYYRHFEDSDIGVESLYRHFRQYSDEVFEKTQDGRMSISEMHLYRITNAVRDFDINLPERKARSFQEDYEYAQRNIKLSETMTTLLSKLAKAPIVLGMITNGESDRQRAKIETLGVTQWIPENHIFISGEHGVSKPNCAIFDQVVKQLQLDIEETYYIGDNFENDVLGAANAGWKTIWFNRRNHIVAAQNEQANINIQDEDALATAINHIIASR; encoded by the coding sequence GTGGCTTTAGCATTTATTTTTGATTTGGATGATACACTGTATAATCAATTACAAGCCTTTCAGTATGCATATTACCGTCATTTTGAAGATAGTGATATAGGGGTTGAATCACTCTATCGTCATTTTAGACAATATAGTGATGAAGTGTTCGAAAAAACGCAAGATGGACGTATGTCTATAAGTGAGATGCATCTGTACCGCATTACAAATGCAGTGCGTGATTTTGATATCAACCTACCTGAAAGAAAAGCACGTTCATTTCAAGAAGATTACGAATATGCACAACGGAATATTAAGTTATCTGAAACGATGACAACGCTTTTATCAAAACTCGCAAAAGCGCCAATCGTTTTAGGAATGATTACAAATGGTGAGTCTGATCGTCAACGTGCTAAAATTGAAACGCTAGGAGTGACTCAGTGGATCCCTGAAAATCACATTTTCATATCGGGAGAGCATGGCGTCTCAAAACCGAATTGTGCTATTTTTGATCAAGTTGTTAAACAATTGCAACTTGATATAGAAGAGACGTATTATATTGGAGATAACTTTGAAAATGATGTTTTAGGCGCAGCTAACGCAGGTTGGAAAACGATATGGTTCAATCGGCGTAATCACATCGTAGCTGCCCAAAATGAACAAGCAAATATCAATATACAAGATGAAGACGCATTAGCAACAGCAATCAACCATATCATAGCATCCAGGTAA
- a CDS encoding 6-pyruvoyl trahydropterin synthase family protein — protein sequence MAKFDHVRPPQHFARHHKTLLVIKHFTFICDNRIYFSETSYTDLKNHKYRLEMEIWSKTDEHGLAVDFNMIDDIYNQHLRPLLDHQLLNDTLPDMNTTVENIAHWIWLRFNEQLPDNISLNSISLYETQDQGIKLTRNIMAQ from the coding sequence ATGGCAAAATTTGATCACGTGCGACCACCTCAACATTTTGCACGCCATCATAAAACACTATTGGTCATTAAACATTTTACATTTATTTGTGATAATCGCATTTATTTTTCTGAAACATCATATACTGATTTAAAAAATCATAAATATCGACTCGAAATGGAAATTTGGTCCAAAACAGATGAACATGGCCTAGCCGTCGACTTTAATATGATTGATGATATTTATAATCAACATTTACGCCCTTTACTTGATCACCAATTATTAAACGATACACTCCCTGATATGAATACAACAGTCGAAAACATCGCACATTGGATTTGGTTACGCTTTAATGAACAATTACCAGACAACATATCTTTAAATAGCATCTCCCTTTACGAAACACAAGACCAAGGCATCAAACTAACCCGTAACATAATGGCACAATAA
- a CDS encoding ABC transporter ATP-binding protein, translated as MRVFKDLSWFFKQEKKRFMISFIALLITAFCNLVPPQIMGFVIDHMTQKTLTPQNLTGYLLVILCAGLIVYALRYYSRLKLFGASAKLGRILRNRLYIKYTSMSPSFFQKYRTGDLMAHATNDIRAVQSTAGIGVLTLSDAVITGGMTLVMMAITISWQLTIIAMIPLPFLVILTSYYGQLLHKGFKEAQESFSQLNDKTQESVAGVKVIKSFGYEASDEADFTALSDRVVAKNLKVSKIDALFDPTIQAIIGISYLLSVIFGAIMVTNQNITIGQLITFTTYLGMLVWPLLALGFFFNIVQRGAASYDRIRDIENETNDIQLIPQTDEIPTGDIDIDIRYFKFTDETAPRLQDIVFSIQSGMTVGIVGPTGSGKSLLLRLLLREFDTNRSEDIRYGGRSIRDYDIEKLRGQLGYVPQEHFLFSSTIRGNIAFSKPTISDEALYQASTVSHIHQDIMSLPNGYNTIVGERGVSLSGGQKQRISIARALVTQPEVLILDDSLSAVDAETEAAILQHLKQERHGQTNIITAHRMSAVMHADLIIVMRDGTVIERGTHDELMQEDGWYHETFNAQAMQSRLTHDLEDEVGGEDNEVKRR; from the coding sequence ATGAGAGTTTTTAAAGACTTAAGTTGGTTTTTTAAACAAGAGAAAAAACGTTTTATGATTTCGTTTATTGCTTTACTTATTACAGCATTTTGCAATCTTGTCCCGCCACAGATTATGGGGTTTGTCATCGACCATATGACTCAGAAGACGTTAACGCCACAAAATTTAACGGGATATCTTCTTGTGATTTTATGTGCAGGCTTGATTGTGTATGCTTTGCGATATTATTCAAGGTTGAAGTTATTTGGTGCAAGTGCAAAGTTAGGTCGCATTCTTCGCAATCGCTTATATATCAAATATACATCGATGAGCCCATCATTTTTTCAAAAATATCGAACTGGAGATTTAATGGCGCATGCTACTAATGATATTCGTGCTGTCCAAAGTACTGCGGGAATAGGTGTGCTGACTTTGTCGGATGCAGTGATCACAGGTGGAATGACTTTAGTGATGATGGCAATTACGATTAGTTGGCAATTGACGATTATTGCTATGATTCCATTACCTTTTTTGGTGATATTAACGAGTTATTATGGGCAATTATTGCATAAAGGCTTTAAAGAAGCACAAGAATCATTTAGTCAATTAAATGATAAAACGCAAGAAAGTGTGGCGGGTGTAAAAGTCATCAAGTCTTTCGGTTATGAAGCAAGTGACGAAGCTGATTTTACAGCATTAAGTGACCGTGTAGTGGCGAAAAACTTAAAGGTTTCTAAAATAGATGCTTTATTTGATCCAACTATCCAAGCAATTATTGGCATCAGTTATCTGCTTAGTGTGATTTTTGGCGCGATAATGGTGACAAATCAAAATATCACAATAGGACAACTCATTACATTTACAACATATTTAGGCATGCTTGTATGGCCATTATTAGCATTGGGATTTTTCTTTAATATCGTACAACGTGGTGCGGCGTCGTATGATCGCATACGTGATATAGAGAATGAAACAAATGATATTCAACTCATTCCACAAACTGATGAAATACCAACTGGCGATATCGATATAGATATTCGATATTTTAAATTCACAGATGAAACAGCACCTCGCTTACAAGACATCGTGTTTTCAATTCAATCAGGAATGACAGTTGGAATTGTAGGGCCAACAGGTTCAGGAAAGAGCTTGTTGCTTCGTTTATTATTGCGTGAATTTGATACTAATAGATCTGAGGATATCAGGTATGGCGGGCGTTCCATTCGCGATTATGATATCGAAAAGTTACGAGGGCAGTTAGGATATGTACCTCAAGAGCATTTTCTATTTTCGTCAACGATTCGCGGAAATATTGCTTTTAGTAAACCGACTATTTCTGATGAAGCTTTATACCAAGCGAGTACGGTGAGTCATATCCACCAAGATATTATGTCATTGCCAAATGGTTATAACACTATTGTTGGGGAACGAGGTGTTTCTTTATCAGGTGGCCAAAAGCAACGTATTTCGATTGCGCGTGCACTTGTAACACAGCCAGAGGTACTCATATTGGACGATTCATTATCAGCAGTGGATGCAGAAACAGAAGCAGCTATATTGCAACATTTAAAGCAAGAACGTCACGGGCAAACCAATATCATTACGGCGCATCGTATGAGTGCAGTCATGCATGCTGATTTAATCATTGTGATGCGAGATGGTACGGTTATTGAACGAGGCACACATGATGAATTAATGCAAGAGGATGGATGGTATCATGAAACATTCAATGCACAAGCAATGCAAAGTCGATTGACTCATGATTTAGAAGATGAAGTAGGTGGTGAAGATAATGAAGTCAAAAGAAGATAA
- a CDS encoding ABC transporter ATP-binding protein — protein MKSKEDNHLQLSAKQQMHTLWRLIRYTFPFKKLIILALVLLAISTVANMAVPYIVKVFIDQYLTVNHFPKRDISLLLVAFIGIEIIGAITTYFSIYYLEYLAFKVIQQLRIEAFHKISRLGMRFYDQTPSGSIVSRLTNDTEAIVEMFTGVLSSFLIAIFMIIASFVMMFLLDIKLAFFALLFIPIIILILGIYRKYASIYFDETRQRLSDLNVKLGESIEGMKIIQVFNQERRLKKEFESINASHYNYTMKTIRLDSLLLRPAITMLSTFAMVMILAYFGIMSFNSVVTAGVVYAFIQYIQRFFEPINQVSQNLNLFQQAVVSASRVFKMMDDDTLEPTQNIDSLAKVTEGKIEFKNVSFSYDGDNDVLKDIQFTVEPGQTVALVGHTGSGKSSIINLFMRFYEFNRGDIQIDGQSIKHFSKEQLKQNIGLVLQDPFIFYGTIESNIKMYHPTMTFEQVKAAAQFVHADTFIESLKDKYQHQVIEKGSAFSSGQRQLIAFARTMAIDPKILILDEATANIDSETEEHIQQSLKRMRHNRTTIAIAHRLSTIQDAHQILVLNKGEIVERGTHESLIAQKGIYHKMYQLQLKGE, from the coding sequence ATGAAGTCAAAAGAAGATAATCACTTACAACTCTCAGCTAAACAACAAATGCATACATTATGGAGATTGATACGCTATACTTTTCCGTTCAAGAAATTAATCATACTTGCATTAGTTCTACTTGCGATTTCAACTGTAGCTAATATGGCAGTTCCTTATATTGTGAAGGTGTTTATTGATCAATATTTAACAGTTAACCATTTTCCAAAACGTGATATCAGTTTGTTATTGGTGGCATTTATCGGAATTGAGATAATAGGTGCGATTACAACTTATTTTAGTATATATTACTTAGAATATTTAGCGTTTAAGGTGATTCAACAATTAAGGATTGAAGCATTTCATAAAATAAGTCGACTAGGCATGCGATTTTATGATCAAACGCCAAGTGGAAGTATTGTTTCTAGATTAACAAATGATACTGAAGCGATTGTTGAAATGTTTACAGGTGTTTTATCATCATTTTTAATTGCAATTTTCATGATTATTGCAAGTTTTGTCATGATGTTTTTGCTGGATATTAAACTTGCATTTTTTGCATTACTATTTATACCTATTATTATATTGATCTTAGGTATTTATCGTAAGTATGCATCCATTTATTTTGATGAAACAAGACAAAGATTATCTGACTTAAATGTAAAGTTAGGTGAATCGATTGAAGGTATGAAAATTATTCAAGTCTTCAATCAAGAGAGACGTTTGAAAAAAGAGTTCGAGAGTATTAATGCGTCACATTATAACTATACTATGAAAACCATTCGATTAGATAGTTTATTATTACGTCCGGCAATTACAATGCTTTCGACATTTGCGATGGTTATGATTCTAGCTTATTTTGGGATAATGAGCTTTAATAGTGTCGTTACAGCGGGTGTGGTATATGCATTTATACAATATATACAACGCTTTTTTGAACCTATCAACCAAGTCAGTCAAAATTTAAACTTATTTCAACAAGCGGTAGTTTCAGCTAGTCGAGTATTTAAAATGATGGACGATGATACATTAGAGCCAACACAAAATATTGACAGTCTTGCAAAGGTGACTGAAGGGAAAATTGAATTTAAAAATGTCTCCTTTAGTTATGATGGTGACAATGATGTGTTGAAAGACATTCAATTCACTGTTGAACCGGGGCAAACCGTTGCATTAGTGGGACATACCGGGTCTGGAAAAAGTTCAATTATTAATTTATTTATGCGCTTTTATGAATTCAATCGAGGCGATATCCAGATTGATGGCCAATCGATTAAGCATTTTTCAAAAGAACAGCTCAAACAGAACATAGGTCTAGTGTTACAAGATCCATTTATCTTTTATGGTACGATTGAGTCTAATATTAAGATGTACCATCCGACGATGACATTTGAACAGGTAAAAGCTGCTGCACAATTTGTTCATGCGGATACTTTTATTGAATCATTAAAAGATAAGTATCAGCATCAAGTTATCGAAAAAGGAAGTGCATTTTCAAGTGGACAACGTCAATTAATTGCTTTTGCAAGGACAATGGCAATAGACCCTAAAATTTTAATTTTAGATGAAGCTACAGCAAATATTGACTCTGAAACAGAAGAACATATACAACAGTCATTAAAGCGTATGCGTCACAACCGTACAACAATTGCGATTGCTCACCGATTGTCGACGATTCAAGATGCACATCAAATTTTAGTATTAAACAAAGGGGAGATTGTTGAGAGAGGGACACATGAATCATTAATTGCTCAAAAAGGAATTTATCATAAAATGTATCAACTGCAACTTAAAGGTGAGTAA
- a CDS encoding IS3 family transposase produces the protein MFYIYGIKNYNKNRIQQKLGCLSPIEYRKQAA, from the coding sequence ATATTTTATATCTATGGCATCAAGAATTATAATAAAAATAGAATTCAACAAAAATTAGGCTGCTTATCTCCGATAGAATATCGAAAACAAGCAGCCTAA
- a CDS encoding MptD family putative ECF transporter S component, with product MNKLTVKDLITVGIFTAIYLVVFFVTSMIGYIPFLIPFLGFICPIVCGIPFILYVMKIDKFGMVTLTGTILGIAFTVMGSGLIMIPFGIIFGLIGDFIMKSGGYKEWKSIAWGYAIFSFWLMGFVVRMFIARNQYFKEIGQSYGQDYVNVLESITPLWTLPVMFILTVIGGLIGAWLGKKMFSKHFKKAGLV from the coding sequence ATGAATAAATTAACAGTTAAAGATTTAATTACAGTAGGTATTTTTACAGCGATATATTTAGTAGTGTTCTTTGTTACTTCCATGATTGGTTACATACCATTTTTAATACCGTTTCTAGGTTTCATTTGTCCGATTGTATGCGGTATTCCTTTTATTTTATATGTTATGAAGATTGATAAATTTGGCATGGTGACATTAACTGGAACGATTTTAGGTATTGCTTTTACAGTGATGGGCAGTGGCTTAATTATGATACCGTTTGGCATTATCTTTGGTTTGATTGGTGACTTTATTATGAAATCTGGTGGATATAAAGAGTGGAAATCAATTGCGTGGGGTTATGCTATTTTCTCATTTTGGCTGATGGGATTTGTCGTAAGAATGTTTATTGCAAGAAATCAATATTTTAAAGAGATCGGGCAGTCTTACGGTCAAGATTACGTAAATGTCTTGGAATCTATTACACCTTTATGGACATTACCTGTGATGTTTATTTTGACAGTGATTGGTGGTCTTATTGGTGCTTGGTTAGGTAAGAAAATGTTTAGTAAACATTTTAAAAAGGCGGGACTTGTGTGA
- a CDS encoding energy-coupling factor transporter transmembrane protein EcfT — protein MKTVVGSLKDHRNILAKLDPRTKIALTITISTILISSGSSQSILRVCLTLFSLALLLSIHKISLFIKCAVTFLVLICIQYWVVPYTEGMIKFILLAFVGIFMNMFPGFIVGYYTLFSTKVSEFIAAMEKMKLPRNMNRLHLVGQIL, from the coding sequence GTGAAGACGGTTGTTGGTTCATTAAAAGATCATAGGAACATTTTGGCAAAATTAGATCCTAGAACTAAGATCGCTTTAACAATCACGATAAGCACAATTTTAATATCAAGCGGTAGTTCGCAAAGTATTTTAAGAGTGTGTTTAACGTTATTTTCACTCGCACTATTACTATCTATTCATAAGATCAGTTTATTTATCAAATGTGCTGTTACTTTTTTGGTGCTGATATGCATCCAATATTGGGTTGTTCCTTATACAGAAGGCATGATTAAATTTATTCTGCTCGCATTTGTTGGAATCTTTATGAATATGTTTCCTGGATTTATCGTTGGTTATTACACTTTATTCTCTACAAAAGTAAGTGAATTTATAGCAGCTATGGAAAAAATGAAATTACCTAGAAATATGAATCGTCTACACTTAGTTGGACAAATTCTATGA
- a CDS encoding IS3 family transposase (programmed frameshift): MTRERRTFSPEFKLQMVKLYENGKPRNEIAREYDLTPSALGKWIKQHQNTGSFNHQDNLTNEEKELRKLRKENQQLKMENDIFKASSADHGTKIDVIRKNANKYSVSAMCKVLQISRSSYYYEINKSPNVEKDDRDKEISDKIIEIFNSNRKCFGTRRIKNELIKNGLNVSRRRIGRIMKANKLVSSYTTSKYKSFPSRSSEREINNELNQSFNRKEPLEVLVSDLTYVKVAGKWHYICLFIDLFNREIVGHSAGSKKDSTLVSKALSSIRHDLRDVQMFHTDRGKEFDNHMIDDVLDTFGIKRSLSMKGCPYDNAVAESTFKALKTEFIKQYDFKSINHLKLELFDYVNWYNNIRPHSALNYLTPKAYKDSFYKNCLEIC; the protein is encoded by the exons ATGACAAGAGAAAGAAGAACTTTTAGTCCTGAATTTAAATTACAAATGGTAAAGCTTTATGAAAATGGTAAGCCTAGAAATGAAATTGCTCGTGAATATGATTTAACACCTTCGGCGTTAGGGAAATGGATTAAGCAACATCAAAATACTGGTTCATTTAACCATCAAGATAACTTAACTAATGAAGAAAAAGAACTAAGAAAATTACGTAAAGAAAATCAACAATTGAAAATGGAAAATGATATTT TTAAAGCAAGCAGCGCTGATCATGGGACGAAAATAGATGTCATTCGAAAGAATGCCAATAAATATTCAGTATCAGCAATGTGCAAAGTCCTGCAAATCTCTAGAAGTAGTTACTATTACGAAATTAACAAATCACCCAACGTTGAAAAAGATGATCGAGATAAGGAAATTAGCGATAAAATTATCGAGATTTTCAATTCTAATCGCAAATGTTTTGGAACAAGAAGGATTAAAAATGAACTTATCAAAAATGGTTTAAATGTCTCAAGACGACGTATAGGACGCATTATGAAAGCAAATAAATTAGTATCTTCTTATACGACATCGAAGTATAAATCATTTCCTTCTCGCTCAAGTGAACGCGAAATCAATAATGAATTAAATCAAAGTTTCAATAGAAAAGAACCATTGGAAGTTCTTGTCAGTGATTTGACATATGTAAAAGTGGCTGGAAAATGGCATTACATATGTTTATTTATTGATCTTTTTAACCGTGAGATTGTTGGGCATAGCGCAGGCTCAAAGAAAGATAGCACGCTTGTATCCAAGGCACTTAGTAGCATTAGACACGATTTAAGAGACGTACAAATGTTTCACACTGACAGAGGAAAAGAGTTTGATAATCACATGATTGATGATGTACTAGATACCTTTGGTATCAAAAGATCTTTAAGCATGAAAGGATGTCCATATGACAACGCAGTAGCTGAAAGTACATTTAAAGCGTTAAAAACTGAATTCATTAAACAGTATGATTTTAAATCTATTAATCACTTAAAACTCGAATTGTTTGATTATGTTAATTGGTATAACAACATTCGACCTCATAGTGCATTAAATTATCTGACGCCGAAAGCGTACAAAGATAGTTTCTATAAAAACTGTCTAGAAATCTGTTGA
- a CDS encoding energy-coupling factor transporter transmembrane component T: MSVIFRFFPTIAEEYRNINYAMKMRGINFSNHFFKMIEYRMIPLIISVVQIGNDLSFTAMTRGIDSPFKRTNVCVVKFKLLDILLIIIMAILWIIYFKEKLFND, translated from the coding sequence ATATCTGTGATTTTTAGATTTTTCCCGACGATTGCTGAGGAATATCGAAATATTAATTATGCCATGAAAATGAGAGGTATTAACTTTTCAAATCATTTTTTTAAAATGATTGAATATAGAATGATTCCACTTATCATATCCGTTGTACAAATTGGGAATGATCTTTCTTTTACAGCGATGACAAGAGGGATTGATTCTCCATTTAAACGGACGAATGTATGCGTTGTAAAATTTAAACTACTTGATATCTTGTTAATCATTATCATGGCGATATTATGGATTATTTATTTTAAGGAGAAGTTGTTTAATGATTAA